The following are encoded together in the Lactuca sativa cultivar Salinas chromosome 1, Lsat_Salinas_v11, whole genome shotgun sequence genome:
- the LOC111885075 gene encoding E3 ubiquitin-protein ligase BIG BROTHER: MDGNGNRQMEVHYINTGFPYTVPESFMDFFDGISHQTSHFPHSGPIHDQEHAYWAMNMSSYKYGLPLPGIGNVPYYDPYEVHNYAPRMDMNRSAWEYPVMMNVTESATTDVQSAENSVPSMQAIPEECSPNHDSASSSQVVWQDDIDPDNMTYEELLDLGEAIGTESRGLSQDLIDSLPTTRYKSGGFFLRKKSGERCVICQMRYKRGDKQINLPCKHVYHTECGSKWLSINKTCPICNVEVLGEEPSSSSSR; encoded by the exons ATGGATGGAAATGGAAATCGACAAATGGAGGTCCATTACATAAACACAGGATTCCCATACACAGTCCCTGAGAGCTTCATGGACTTCTTTGATGGAATTTCACATCAAACTTCACATTTTCCTCATTCGGGTCCTATCCATGATCAG GAGCATGCATATTGGGCAATGAATATGAGTTCATACAAATACGGATTACCATTACCTGGTATTGGAAATGTACCTTATTATGATCCATATGAAGTTCACAATTATGCACCAAGAATGGATATGAATCGAAGTGCATGGGAGTATCCTGTAATGATGAATGTCACAGAATCTGCTACCACAGATGTCCAATCAGCTGAGAATTCAGTTCCAAGCATGCAAGCTATTCCTGAAGAAT GTAGCCCAAATCATGACAGTGCTTCTAGTTCTCAG GTTGTTTGGCAGGATGACATCGATCCAGACAACATGACATATGAG GAATTACTTGATTTAGGAGAGGCAATTGGGACAGAAAGTCGAGGTCTTTCTCAAGACCTAATTGATTCCCTTCCAACTACAAGATATAAGTCTGGTGGCTTCTTCTTAAGAAAAAAATCCGGAGAGAG GTGTGTGATTTGCCAAATGAGATACAAGAGAGGGGACAAGCAAATCAATTTGCCATGTAAGCATGTTTATCATACCGAATGTGGATCCAAATGGCTCAGCATCAACAag aCATGTCCTATTTGCAACGTGGAAGTTCTTGGTGAGGAACCGTCATCATCATCAAGCCGCTAA